From one Planococcus citri chromosome 3, ihPlaCitr1.1, whole genome shotgun sequence genomic stretch:
- the LOC135838960 gene encoding uncharacterized protein LOC135838960, with translation MIELAFFFHYISDLVLNQVNSRLYLQKACLANTTTEKSYKVCYIDQDGLSRLIWPVTTTSYYRWAMLFLCVFYVSLATSWSDISGRRRRPLVFIAIFGQIMQSICGLLNHFFNSSFIVTFIFNSIFEFIGGINMMFVVAQIYICETVAVENRTMRLGLLWVVRLVCQIVGYQITNHLVYDKFGFYYSYALCLILSIIARVLAALRVYDKFIVPEEQQSFWKLFDVTRIAHSFKLVFKESLGKKRQLVLLLLIAYVLVYCVYEGENGSASYIIITVLRSLDGSLRHYSSVLVAKNLASIFNTLFCCVILSKCLKIRDVSIGIFASICNLIGIILYFFVGQTWHLYIATMLNAFHGVILFTGVSFLTKFFDGKEFGRLFGVLNIFFCLVLICARAYVVLVAKTTSIYSYSPAVYIGSLFLNVAVLVLYCISFMFWRLASDPEL, from the exons ATGATCGAATTGGCGTTTTTCTTCCATTACATTTCGGATCTAGTGCTTAATCAGGTAAACTCTCGGCTATACCTGCAAAAAGCCTGCCTTGCCAATACAACGACCGAAAAGTCGTATAAAGTTTGCTATATCGACCAAGATGGATTAAGTAGATTAATTTGGCCAGTCACAACTACTTCTTATTATCGTTGGGCTATGCTATTTCTGTGCGTATTTTATGTATCATTAGCCACATCATGGAGCGACATATCCGGTCGACGTCGAAGACCACTCGTCTTCATAGCGATTTTCGGACAAATCATGCAGTCGATCTGTGGCTtactgaatcattttttcaattcgagtttCATAGTgacattcatttttaattcgattttcgaGTTCATCGGAGGAATAAACATGATGTTTGTGGTGGCACAGATTTACATCTGCGAAACTGTCGCTGTAGAAAATCGTACCATGAGGTTGGGGCTGTTATGGGTAGTCAGACTTGTATGTCAGATAGTTGGCTACCAAATCACAAATCACTTGGTATACGACAAATTTGGATTTTACTACTCGTATGCGTTATGTCTTATACTGTCCATTATTGCACGGGTACTAGCTGCCCTTCGAGTCTACGATAAGTTTATCGTTCCGGAAGAACAGcagagtttttggaaattgttcgATGTGACCCGAATTGCTCACAGTTTCAAATTGGTGTTTAAGGAAAGTCTTGGAAAAAAACGACAGCTTGTTTTATTGCTATTGATTGCATACGTTTTGGTGTATTGTGTATATGAag GCGAAAATGGGTCTGCTTCTTACATTATTATTACTGTACTTAGATCGCTCGACGGCAGCCTTCGTCACTACTCTTCTGTTCTCGTCGCTAAAAATCTTGCAAGCATTTTCA ACACCCTGTTTTGCTGCGTCATCCTgagtaaatgtttgaaaatccgCGATGTTTCGATCGGAATTTTTGCCAGCATCTGTAATCTCATCGGAatcattttatatttctttGTTGGTCAGACATGGCACCTTTATATTg cgACGATGTTGAATGCTTTTCATGGCGTGATATTATTCACCGGTGTttcttttttgaccaaatttttcgACGGTAAAGAATTTG gaaGGTTGTTTGGTGTGCTCAATATCTTCTTTTGCTTGGTTTTAATCTGCGCACGGGCGTATGTAGTCCTTGTTGCAAAAACTACGAGTATCTATAGCTATTCGCCAGCTGTATATATAGGCAGTCTTTTCTTGAATGTTGCAGTTTTGGTGTTATACTG CATTTCGTTTATGTTTTGGCGACTGGCGAGTGATCCTGAATTGTGA